One part of the Mesorhizobium sp. M4B.F.Ca.ET.058.02.1.1 genome encodes these proteins:
- a CDS encoding circularly permuted type 2 ATP-grasp protein gives MAAFDEMLPEVSGLRRPYSAYDRWLKEQDPARLTQKMQDAERVFRKTGITFAVYGEQEASERLIPFDIVPRIISGNEWRRLTQGIEQRVQALNAFLDDIYHRQEILRAGRVPRELVAKNEAFLSEMIGVRPPAGVYTHIIGVDIVRISENEFYVLEDNARTPSGVSYMLENRETMMQLFPELFQQIKVRPVENYPQLLRQSLAAVRPKGTKDAPTIAVLTPGSYNSAYFEHAFLADQMGVQLVEGQDLRVVDGHVAMRTTEGYKQIDVLYRRVDDSFLDPLTFRPDSALGVPGIMDVYRAGNITIANAPGTGIADDKAIYSYMPEIVEFYTGRKAILGNIPTWRCSEGDSLKYVLEHISELVIKEVHGSGGYGMLVGPAATKKECQDFAKKLAAKPSNYIAQPTLALSTCPILTEKGLSPRHVDLRPYVLVSDRIQIVPGGLTRVALKEGSLVVNSSQGGGTKDTWVLDD, from the coding sequence TTGGCAGCGTTTGATGAAATGCTTCCGGAAGTTTCCGGACTGAGAAGACCATATTCGGCTTATGATCGCTGGCTGAAGGAGCAAGACCCGGCCAGGCTTACCCAGAAAATGCAGGACGCCGAGCGCGTCTTCCGCAAGACCGGCATCACCTTTGCCGTCTATGGCGAGCAGGAAGCCTCAGAACGGCTGATCCCCTTCGACATCGTCCCGCGCATCATCTCCGGCAATGAATGGCGCCGCCTGACGCAAGGCATCGAGCAGCGCGTCCAGGCGCTGAACGCGTTCCTCGACGACATCTACCACCGTCAGGAAATCCTGCGCGCCGGCCGTGTGCCCAGGGAACTGGTCGCCAAGAACGAGGCCTTCCTGTCGGAAATGATCGGGGTCAGGCCGCCGGCCGGCGTCTATACCCACATCATCGGCGTCGACATCGTGCGCATCTCGGAGAACGAGTTCTACGTTCTGGAGGACAATGCCCGCACGCCCTCCGGCGTCTCCTACATGCTGGAGAACCGCGAGACGATGATGCAGCTCTTCCCCGAGCTGTTCCAGCAGATCAAGGTGCGGCCGGTCGAAAACTATCCGCAGCTCTTACGCCAGTCGCTGGCCGCGGTGCGGCCAAAGGGCACCAAGGATGCGCCGACCATCGCCGTGCTGACGCCGGGCAGCTACAACTCCGCCTATTTCGAGCATGCCTTCCTCGCCGACCAGATGGGCGTGCAGCTGGTCGAGGGCCAGGACCTGCGCGTCGTCGACGGCCATGTCGCGATGCGCACGACGGAAGGCTACAAGCAGATCGACGTGCTCTACCGGCGCGTGGACGATTCTTTCCTCGATCCTCTCACCTTCCGCCCGGACTCGGCACTTGGCGTGCCCGGCATCATGGACGTCTACCGCGCCGGCAACATCACCATTGCCAATGCGCCGGGAACCGGCATCGCCGACGACAAGGCAATCTATTCCTACATGCCCGAGATCGTCGAGTTCTACACCGGCCGCAAGGCGATCCTCGGCAACATCCCGACCTGGCGCTGCTCCGAGGGGGACAGCCTGAAATATGTGCTGGAGCACATCAGCGAGCTGGTCATCAAGGAAGTGCACGGCTCCGGCGGCTACGGCATGCTGGTCGGGCCTGCGGCGACCAAGAAGGAGTGCCAGGACTTTGCCAAGAAGCTCGCGGCAAAGCCATCGAACTACATTGCCCAGCCGACGCTGGCGCTGTCGACCTGCCCGATCCTCACCGAGAAGGGCTTGTCGCCCCGCCATGTCGACCTCAGGCCCTATGTGCTGGTCTCCGACCGCATCCAGATCGTGCCCGGCGGCTTGACGCGCGTGGCCCTCAAAGAGGGCTCTCTGGTGGTCAATTCCTCGCAGGGCGGCGGTACCAAGGATACGTGGGTGCTGGATGATTGA
- a CDS encoding Lrp/AsnC family transcriptional regulator, which yields MKAFFVQIKCDLGKAYEVAGALADAEIASEIYSTAGNYDLLAKFYVEDEQDVGHFINEKVQILPGIKDTFTIVTFRAF from the coding sequence ATGAAGGCATTTTTCGTGCAGATTAAGTGCGATCTGGGCAAGGCCTATGAGGTCGCGGGCGCGCTTGCCGATGCCGAGATCGCCTCGGAAATCTACTCGACCGCCGGCAATTACGACCTGCTCGCCAAATTCTATGTCGAGGATGAGCAGGACGTCGGCCACTTCATCAACGAGAAGGTGCAGATTCTGCCCGGCATCAAGGACACGTTCACCATCGTCACTTTCCGCGCCTTCTGA
- a CDS encoding DUF4864 domain-containing protein yields the protein MRRSLFAFAIIPFLFLSSALAGDAEVKAAQTVIDSQLKAFIANDGVRAYSFAAPNVKRVFPTVDMFMNMVTNGYAPVRKPQSYAFGKVEQTGPTSIIQQVMIVGPDGKDYEAVYTLEQQPDGSFQITGCSLRASTSLST from the coding sequence ATGCGCCGCTCGTTATTCGCATTCGCAATCATTCCATTCCTTTTCCTGTCCTCGGCGCTTGCAGGCGACGCCGAGGTCAAGGCGGCGCAGACGGTCATCGACAGCCAGTTGAAAGCCTTCATCGCGAATGACGGCGTCAGGGCCTACAGTTTCGCCGCGCCGAATGTGAAACGCGTCTTCCCGACGGTCGACATGTTCATGAACATGGTGACCAACGGCTACGCGCCGGTGCGCAAGCCGCAGAGCTATGCCTTCGGCAAAGTCGAGCAGACCGGTCCGACCTCGATTATCCAGCAGGTGATGATCGTCGGGCCTGATGGCAAGGATTACGAGGCGGTGTATACGCTGGAGCAGCAGCCCGACGGTAGCTTCCAGATCACCGGCTGCAGCCTGCGGGCCTCGACGTCGCTCAGCACCTGA
- the tgt gene encoding tRNA guanosine(34) transglycosylase Tgt, with translation MAEAFTFKLLATDGRARRGVISMPRGEIRTPAFMPVGTGGTVKAMYMDQVRGVGADIILGNTYHLMLRPGAERVAKLGGLHEFARWPHPILTDSGGFQVMSLSKLRKLSEKGVTFRSHIDGAPYEMSPERSIEIQGLLDSDIQMQLDECTALPAKPKEIERAMELSLRWAERCKAAFGDQPGKAMFGIVQGGDSAAMRVRSAQALKAMDLKGYAVGGLAVGEPQAVMLDMLDITCPELPADRPRYLMGVGTPDDILKSVARGIDMFDCVMPTRAGRHGLAYTRRGKVNLRNARHADDPRPLDEESDCPAARDYSRAYLHHLVRSQESLGAMLLTWNNLSYYQKLMQDIRATIEAQAFDARAAEISEGWARGDIPVL, from the coding sequence ATGGCTGAGGCTTTCACCTTCAAGCTGCTTGCCACCGACGGCAGGGCGCGGCGCGGCGTGATTTCGATGCCGCGCGGCGAGATCCGGACGCCGGCCTTCATGCCGGTCGGCACCGGTGGCACCGTGAAGGCCATGTACATGGACCAGGTGCGCGGCGTCGGCGCCGACATCATCCTCGGCAACACCTATCATCTGATGCTGCGGCCGGGCGCCGAGCGCGTGGCGAAGCTCGGCGGCCTGCATGAATTCGCCCGCTGGCCGCATCCGATTCTCACCGACAGCGGCGGCTTCCAGGTGATGTCGCTGTCGAAGCTGAGAAAACTCTCGGAAAAGGGCGTCACCTTCCGCTCGCATATAGACGGCGCGCCCTACGAAATGTCGCCGGAGCGGTCGATCGAAATCCAGGGCCTGCTCGACTCAGACATCCAGATGCAGCTCGACGAATGCACGGCACTTCCAGCCAAGCCGAAGGAGATCGAGCGCGCGATGGAATTGTCGCTGCGCTGGGCCGAGCGCTGCAAGGCGGCCTTCGGCGACCAGCCGGGCAAGGCGATGTTCGGCATCGTCCAGGGCGGCGACAGCGCGGCCATGCGCGTGCGCTCCGCGCAGGCGCTGAAGGCCATGGACCTGAAAGGCTACGCCGTCGGCGGGCTGGCCGTCGGCGAGCCGCAGGCGGTGATGCTGGACATGCTCGACATCACCTGTCCGGAACTGCCTGCCGACCGGCCGCGCTACCTGATGGGCGTCGGCACGCCGGACGACATCTTGAAATCGGTGGCGCGCGGCATCGACATGTTCGATTGCGTGATGCCAACCCGCGCCGGCCGCCATGGCCTCGCCTATACGCGCCGCGGCAAGGTCAACCTGCGCAATGCCCGCCATGCCGACGATCCGCGGCCGCTGGACGAGGAGAGCGACTGCCCGGCCGCACGCGACTATTCGCGCGCCTACCTGCATCATCTGGTGCGTTCGCAGGAGTCGCTTGGCGCGATGCTGCTCACCTGGAACAATCTTTCCTACTATCAGAAATTGATGCAGGACATCCGCGCCACGATCGAAGCGCAGGCCTTCGATGCACGTGCCGCAGAGATCTCCGAAGGCTGGGCGCGGGGTGATATTCCGGTGCTCTGA
- the queA gene encoding tRNA preQ1(34) S-adenosylmethionine ribosyltransferase-isomerase QueA, whose amino-acid sequence MRVDLFDFDLPEDRIALRPAEPRDSARMLVVRPGGAGLADRAVSDLPSLLKEGDVLVFNDTKVIPAQLKGIRKRGEAQAQVEATLHMRVAPDRWQAFMRPGKRIAAGDRIHFGHDTNSCFLGRLDATVIEKGEAGEVLLGFDLSGPFLDEALHAVGHIPLPPYIASKRDDDERDRRDYQTIYAREEGAVAAPTAGLHFTPELFSALDAKGIERRFVTLHVGAGTFLPVKADDTADHKMHAETGSVSAETAQALNEAKARGARIIAVGTTSLRLLESAATPDGRLAAWSGPTDIFITPGYRFRTADLLMTNFHLPRSTLFMLVSAFSGLETMRAAYAHAIDSGYRFYSYGDASLLYRAETSDGR is encoded by the coding sequence ATGCGCGTCGACCTCTTCGATTTCGACCTGCCGGAAGACCGCATTGCATTGCGTCCGGCCGAGCCGCGCGACAGCGCCAGGATGCTGGTCGTCAGACCGGGCGGCGCGGGGCTGGCCGACCGCGCGGTGAGCGACCTGCCGTCGCTGCTCAAGGAAGGCGACGTCCTCGTCTTCAACGACACCAAGGTCATTCCAGCGCAGCTCAAGGGCATCCGCAAGCGCGGCGAGGCACAGGCGCAGGTCGAGGCAACGCTGCACATGCGGGTGGCGCCCGACCGCTGGCAGGCCTTCATGCGGCCAGGCAAGCGCATCGCCGCGGGCGATCGCATCCATTTCGGCCATGACACCAATTCCTGCTTTCTCGGCCGGCTCGACGCCACGGTGATCGAGAAGGGCGAGGCGGGCGAGGTGCTGCTTGGCTTCGATCTGTCCGGTCCGTTTCTCGACGAGGCGCTGCATGCGGTCGGCCACATCCCGCTGCCGCCATACATCGCCTCCAAGCGCGATGACGACGAGCGCGACCGCAGGGACTACCAGACCATCTATGCCAGGGAGGAGGGCGCCGTCGCCGCGCCCACCGCCGGGCTGCATTTCACGCCAGAGCTGTTCTCCGCATTGGACGCGAAAGGGATCGAGCGCCGCTTCGTCACCCTGCATGTCGGCGCAGGCACCTTCCTGCCGGTCAAGGCGGACGACACCGCCGACCACAAGATGCATGCCGAAACCGGCTCGGTCAGCGCCGAGACCGCTCAAGCACTCAACGAGGCCAAGGCGCGCGGAGCGCGGATCATCGCCGTCGGCACGACGTCGCTGCGCCTGCTGGAAAGCGCGGCCACGCCGGACGGCAGGCTCGCCGCCTGGTCGGGTCCGACCGATATCTTCATCACGCCCGGCTACCGTTTCCGGACGGCCGATCTCCTGATGACCAATTTCCATCTGCCGCGCTCGACGCTGTTCATGCTGGTCTCGGCCTTCAGCGGGCTGGAGACGATGCGCGCGGCCTATGCGCATGCCATCGACAGCGGCTACAGGTTCTACTCCTACGGAGACGCCAGCTTGCTTTACCGAGCGGAGACGAGCGATGGACGATGA
- a CDS encoding DMT family transporter, whose product MMGAVWSLLGILSGAFIAVQAPINSQLARGLGLPVAAAAFSFLSGAVVLGIIALVVVKLQGISLDWKAPAPWLFIAGGMLGGFYVTLSTILTPRIGAAALMAFLVAGQLLAGMLIDRAGFLGVAVREISLGRIAGAALLLAGALLIRLY is encoded by the coding sequence ATGATGGGCGCCGTCTGGTCCCTGCTTGGCATCCTGTCCGGCGCCTTTATCGCCGTTCAGGCGCCCATCAATTCGCAGCTGGCGCGCGGCCTGGGCCTCCCGGTCGCGGCGGCTGCGTTCTCGTTCCTGTCGGGCGCGGTCGTGCTCGGCATCATCGCTCTCGTGGTGGTGAAGCTGCAGGGCATTTCGTTAGACTGGAAAGCGCCCGCGCCATGGCTGTTCATCGCCGGCGGCATGCTCGGCGGCTTCTACGTCACGCTCTCGACGATTTTGACGCCACGTATCGGCGCCGCCGCGCTGATGGCGTTCCTGGTCGCAGGCCAACTGCTGGCCGGCATGCTCATCGACCGCGCCGGCTTCCTGGGCGTGGCGGTGCGCGAGATCTCGCTCGGCCGCATTGCCGGCGCCGCGTTGCTGCTCGCCGGAGCGCTGCTCATCCGGCTCTATTGA
- a CDS encoding peptidylprolyl isomerase — MAEIKDRENALIMETTKGNVVIEMFPDLAPGHVARIKELAREGAYDGVVFHRVIDGFMAQTGDVKFGNSSKASFAPSRAGMGGSDKPDLKAEFSNANHGRGTCSMARAQNPNSANSQFFICFDDAAFLNRQYTVWGQVIEGMENVDKIKRGEPVQDPDKIVSLKVAADVK; from the coding sequence ATGGCTGAGATCAAGGACCGCGAAAACGCGCTCATAATGGAAACAACCAAGGGCAACGTCGTCATCGAAATGTTCCCCGACCTGGCGCCCGGCCATGTCGCCCGCATCAAAGAGCTCGCGCGCGAAGGCGCCTATGACGGCGTCGTCTTCCACCGCGTCATCGACGGCTTCATGGCGCAGACCGGCGATGTCAAGTTCGGCAATTCGAGCAAGGCCTCCTTCGCGCCTTCCCGCGCGGGCATGGGCGGCTCGGACAAGCCCGACCTGAAGGCCGAGTTCTCCAACGCCAACCACGGTCGCGGCACCTGCTCGATGGCGCGCGCCCAGAACCCGAATTCGGCCAACTCCCAGTTCTTCATCTGCTTCGACGATGCCGCCTTCCTCAACCGCCAGTACACGGTCTGGGGCCAGGTGATCGAAGGCATGGAAAATGTCGACAAGATCAAGCGCGGCGAGCCGGTGCAGGATCCCGACAAGATCGTGTCGCTCAAGGTCGCGGCCGACGTCAAGTAA
- a CDS encoding peptidylprolyl isomerase, which yields MIITLKDGDVTVALRPDLAPKHVAQIKKLVREGAYDNVAFHRVIDGFMAQTGDVKFGNMKKGFNPEAVGTGGSDLPDLPAEFSQTEHYKRGVVGMARSQDPNSANSQFFIMFAPASSLDGQYTIVGNVVSGMELVDNIKKGDEADNGTVADPDRMVKVRIAADK from the coding sequence ATGATCATCACGCTGAAGGACGGCGACGTGACCGTCGCGCTGCGCCCCGATCTGGCGCCCAAGCACGTCGCGCAGATCAAGAAGCTGGTGCGCGAGGGCGCCTATGACAATGTCGCCTTCCACCGCGTCATCGACGGCTTCATGGCGCAGACCGGCGACGTCAAGTTCGGCAACATGAAGAAGGGCTTCAACCCCGAGGCCGTCGGCACCGGCGGCTCCGACCTGCCTGACTTGCCGGCCGAGTTTTCGCAGACCGAGCACTACAAGCGCGGCGTGGTCGGCATGGCCCGTTCGCAGGATCCGAATTCCGCGAATTCGCAGTTCTTCATCATGTTCGCGCCGGCGTCGTCACTCGATGGCCAGTACACCATCGTCGGCAATGTCGTCAGCGGCATGGAGCTGGTCGACAACATCAAGAAGGGCGACGAGGCGGACAACGGCACGGTCGCAGACCCCGACCGCATGGTCAAAGTGCGTATCGCCGCCGACAAATAA
- the coaD gene encoding pantetheine-phosphate adenylyltransferase — MTERIALYAGSFDPLTNGHLDVLKASLAVADIVYAAIGIHPGKKPLFSFEERVKLIEAATKAEFGRDGARIKVVAFDGLVIDAARREGASIMIRGLRDGTDLDYEMQMAGMNETMAPELQTVFLPASPSVRTITATLVRQIASMGGDIRPFVPAAVAGALTAKFAK; from the coding sequence ATGACCGAACGCATCGCCCTTTACGCAGGCTCCTTCGACCCGCTGACCAACGGCCATCTCGACGTGCTGAAGGCTTCGCTCGCCGTGGCCGACATCGTCTATGCGGCGATCGGCATCCACCCCGGCAAGAAGCCGCTGTTTTCATTCGAGGAACGGGTGAAGCTGATCGAAGCGGCGACCAAGGCCGAGTTCGGTCGCGACGGCGCCCGCATAAAGGTCGTGGCGTTCGATGGCCTGGTCATCGACGCGGCGAGGAGAGAGGGCGCCTCGATCATGATACGCGGCCTGCGCGATGGCACCGATCTCGACTACGAGATGCAGATGGCCGGCATGAATGAGACCATGGCGCCGGAACTGCAGACGGTTTTTCTGCCCGCCAGCCCGTCGGTCAGAACCATTACCGCCACACTTGTCCGCCAGATAGCCTCGATGGGAGGCGACATCCGCCCCTTCGTGCCGGCGGCCGTCGCCGGCGCGCTCACCGCCAAATTCGCGAAATAA
- the gyrA gene encoding DNA gyrase subunit A, protein MTDQKTPRGADGGPTGIEPISIIEEMQRSYLDYAMSVIVSRALPDVRDGLKPVHRRILYASHESGYHWNRKYVKSARPVADVMGKYHPHGDASIYDALVRMAQDWSLRVPLIDGQGNFGSIDGDPPAAMRYTESRLTKVAHELLEDIDKETVDFQDTYDASGSEPKVLPARFPNLLVNGSGGIAVGMATNIPPHNLGEVCNGAIALIDNPAIDLPTLMEIVPGPDFPTGGIVLGRSGIYSAYSTGRGSIVMRGRVNIEARGNDRESIVITEIPYQVNKASMIEKMAELVRDKRIEGISDIRDESDRQGYRVVVELKRDAVADVILNQLYRFTPLQTSFGANMVALNGGKPEVMTLIDMLKAFVGFREEVISRRTKYLLRKARERAHVLVGLAIAVANIDEVIKLIRTAPDPQTAREQLMERRWPAHDVASLIKLIDDPRHRINEDGTYNLSEEQARAILELRLQRLTALGRDEIADELNKIGAEIVDYLDILSSRARIQQIVKDELIAVRDEFGTPRRTELSDGGADMEDEDLIQREDMVVTVSHSGYIKRVPLSLYRAQRRGGKGRSGMSTKEEDFVTRLFVANTHTPVLFFSSRGIVYKEKVWRLPIGNPQSRGKALINMLPLEQGERITTIMPLPEDEASWGELDVMFATTRGTVRRNKLSDFVQVNRNGKIAMKLEEEGDEILGVETCTDNDDVLLTANSGQCIRFPVSDVRVFQSRNSVGVRGIAMAETDRVISMSVIENVDASPAERAAYLKRAAAERRLAAGVAGEEEEIALTNEEIGEEAELSDERYEFLKEHERLVLTVTEYGYGKRSSSYDFRLTGRGGKGIRATDVSKTAEIGRLVATFPVGNDDQIMLVSDGGTVIRVPVNGIRFASRATKGVTIFNTAEGEKVVSVERISEPQSDEEESVEGEADATDDAPDIAE, encoded by the coding sequence TTGACCGACCAGAAGACACCGCGCGGCGCCGACGGCGGCCCGACCGGCATCGAGCCGATTTCGATCATCGAGGAGATGCAGCGCTCCTATCTCGATTACGCCATGAGCGTGATCGTCAGTCGCGCGCTGCCCGACGTGCGCGACGGTCTGAAGCCGGTGCATCGCCGCATCCTCTATGCTTCGCATGAGAGCGGCTACCACTGGAACCGCAAATATGTGAAATCGGCGCGCCCAGTCGCCGACGTGATGGGTAAGTACCATCCGCATGGCGACGCCTCTATCTATGACGCCCTGGTGCGCATGGCGCAGGACTGGTCGCTGCGCGTGCCGCTGATCGACGGGCAGGGCAATTTCGGCTCGATCGACGGCGATCCGCCGGCGGCGATGCGCTACACCGAGTCGCGGCTGACCAAGGTCGCGCATGAATTGCTGGAGGACATCGACAAGGAAACCGTCGACTTCCAGGACACCTACGACGCGTCGGGCAGCGAGCCGAAGGTTCTGCCGGCCCGCTTCCCGAACCTGCTGGTCAACGGCTCCGGCGGCATCGCCGTCGGCATGGCCACCAACATCCCGCCGCACAATCTCGGCGAAGTCTGCAACGGCGCCATCGCCCTCATCGACAACCCTGCAATCGACCTGCCGACACTGATGGAGATCGTGCCCGGTCCGGATTTTCCGACCGGCGGCATCGTGCTTGGCCGTTCAGGCATCTACAGCGCCTATTCGACCGGCCGTGGCTCCATCGTCATGCGCGGCCGCGTCAATATCGAGGCGCGCGGCAACGACCGTGAATCGATCGTCATCACCGAGATTCCCTATCAGGTGAACAAGGCCTCGATGATCGAGAAGATGGCCGAGCTGGTGCGCGACAAGCGCATCGAGGGCATTTCCGACATTCGCGACGAGAGCGACCGCCAGGGCTACCGCGTCGTCGTCGAACTGAAGCGCGACGCCGTCGCTGATGTCATCCTCAACCAGCTCTACCGCTTCACCCCGCTGCAGACCTCCTTCGGCGCCAACATGGTGGCGCTGAACGGCGGCAAGCCGGAAGTGATGACGCTGATCGACATGCTGAAGGCGTTCGTCGGTTTCCGCGAGGAGGTGATCAGCCGCCGCACCAAGTACCTTTTGCGCAAGGCGCGCGAACGCGCGCACGTCCTGGTCGGTCTCGCCATCGCCGTTGCCAACATCGACGAGGTGATCAAGCTGATCCGCACCGCGCCCGATCCGCAGACTGCGCGCGAGCAGTTGATGGAACGGCGCTGGCCGGCCCACGACGTCGCGTCGCTGATCAAGCTAATCGACGACCCGCGCCACCGCATCAACGAGGACGGCACCTATAATCTGTCGGAAGAGCAGGCCCGCGCCATTCTCGAGTTGCGCCTGCAGCGCCTGACTGCGCTCGGCCGTGACGAGATCGCCGACGAGTTGAACAAGATCGGCGCCGAGATCGTTGATTATCTTGACATTTTGTCGTCCCGCGCGCGCATCCAGCAGATCGTCAAGGACGAGCTGATCGCGGTCCGCGACGAGTTCGGCACGCCGCGCCGCACCGAACTCTCCGACGGCGGCGCGGACATGGAAGACGAGGACCTGATCCAGCGCGAGGACATGGTCGTCACCGTCAGCCATTCCGGTTACATAAAGCGCGTGCCGCTCTCGCTCTACCGGGCGCAGCGCCGCGGCGGCAAGGGCCGCTCCGGCATGTCGACCAAGGAAGAGGATTTCGTCACTCGCCTGTTCGTCGCAAACACGCACACGCCGGTGCTGTTCTTCTCCTCGCGCGGCATCGTCTACAAGGAGAAGGTGTGGCGACTGCCTATCGGCAACCCGCAGTCGCGCGGCAAGGCGCTGATCAACATGCTGCCGCTGGAGCAGGGCGAGCGCATCACCACCATCATGCCGCTGCCCGAGGACGAGGCAAGCTGGGGTGAGCTCGACGTGATGTTCGCCACCACGCGCGGCACCGTGCGCAGGAACAAGCTGTCCGACTTCGTCCAGGTCAACCGCAACGGCAAGATCGCCATGAAGCTGGAGGAGGAAGGCGACGAGATCCTCGGCGTCGAGACCTGCACCGACAATGACGACGTGCTTCTGACGGCGAATTCGGGCCAGTGCATCCGCTTCCCGGTCAGCGACGTGCGCGTCTTCCAGAGCCGCAACTCGGTCGGCGTGCGCGGCATCGCCATGGCCGAGACCGACCGGGTCATCTCCATGTCGGTGATCGAAAACGTCGACGCTTCGCCCGCCGAGCGCGCCGCCTACCTGAAGCGGGCGGCCGCGGAGCGGCGGCTTGCCGCCGGTGTTGCCGGTGAAGAGGAAGAGATCGCGCTGACCAATGAGGAGATCGGCGAGGAGGCGGAGCTTTCCGACGAACGCTACGAATTCCTCAAGGAGCATGAGCGCCTCGTGCTGACGGTGACGGAATATGGCTACGGCAAGCGATCTTCGTCCTACGACTTTCGACTGACCGGGCGCGGCGGCAAGGGCATCCGCGCCACCGACGTGTCGAAGACGGCCGAGATCGGTCGTCTCGTGGCGACCTTCCCCGTTGGCAATGACGACCAGATCATGCTGGTGTCGGACGGCGGCACGGTCATCCGCGTCCCCGTCAACGGCATCCGTTTCGCCAGCCGCGCCACCAAGGGCGTGACCATCTTCAACACGGCCGAAGGCGAGAAGGTCGTTTCGGTGGAGCGGATTTCGGAACCGCAATCGGATGAGGAAGAGAGCGTCGAAGGCGAGGCCGATGCCACGGACGATGCTCCGGATATTGCCGAATAA